Proteins from one Impatiens glandulifera chromosome 2, dImpGla2.1, whole genome shotgun sequence genomic window:
- the LOC124926017 gene encoding endoglucanase 24-like produces MGEGSEGSKSKGGWCGWFVVLVVVAAIAAAVALTVVKKSKHSGSGGSSGLGPVPGPPGAVNKKYGDALKVAMQFFDVQKSGALVDNKISWRGDSGLNDGKDASLDLSKGLYDAGDHMKFGFPMAFTATVLSWAILEYGDQMETVDQLKPAQDSLKWITDYLINAHPKEDVLYVQVGNPDIDHSCWERPETMAENRPLSQVNTSLPGSDVAAETAAAMASASMVFKSINSTYSSLLLKHAQQLFTFADKNRGLYSDSIPQVQTYYNSTGYEDELLWAASWLFQATADQTYLDYVDGQNGQSFGDWGNPTWFSWDDKRAGTQVLLSRALIFGPKGKSVNLHNYRSTAEAVMCGLLPKSPTATKSRSNNGLVWVSGWNALQQPVAASFLAVIYSDYMLTARIATISCNGQTFSPTDIRNFAASQADYVLGNNPMKMSYLVGYGDKYPQYVHHRGASIPADATTGCKGWQWLSSTAPNPNVAVGGLVGGPFLNDTYIDSRNNSMQGEPSTYNSAIMVGLLAGLVTTSSVAQSFT; encoded by the exons ATGGGAGAAGGGTCAGAAGGATCTAAATCGAAAGGAGGTTGGTGCGGGTGGTTTGTTGTATTGGTGGTAGTGGCTGCTATCGCTGCGGCAGTTGCTCTTACTGTGGTGAAGAAATCTAAACACTCTGGTTCTGGTGGTTCAAGTGGGCTTGGCCCTGTTCCTGGTCCACCTGGAGCTGTCAATAAGAAATATGGAGATGCTTTAAAAGTTGCAATGCAGTTCTTTGATGTTCAGAAAT CTGGTGCGTTAGTGGATAATAAGATAAGTTGGAGGGGTGATTCTGGTTTGAATGATGGGAAAGATGCATCTTTAGATCTGTCAAAAGGGTTGTATGATGCTGGTGATCATATGAAGTTTGGATTTCCAATGGCGTTTACTGCTACTGTTTTATCTTGGGCTATACTTGAGTATGGTGATCAAATGGAGACTGTAGATCAGCTTAAACCTGCACAAGATTCACTCAAATGGATCACTGATTATCTTATTAATGCTCATCCTAAGGAGGATGTGCTCTATGTGCAG GTGGGTAATCCCGACATAGATCATAGTTGTTGGGAAAGGCCGGAGACAATGGCAGAGAATAGACCTCTTTCACAGGTCAACACTTCTTTACCCGGTTCAGATGTTGCTGCTGAAACTGCAGCAGCTATGGCGTCTGCATCTATGGTTTTTAAGTCAATAAATTCCACATATTCAAGCTTGCTTCTTAAGCATGCTCAACAACTCTTTACTTTTGCTGACAAAAATAGAGGTCTTTATAGTGATAGCATCCCTCAAGTCCAGACTTATTACAATTCAACTGGATATGAGGATGAGCTCCTCTGGGCTGCTAGTTGGCTCTTTCAAGCTACAGCTGATCAAACGTATTTGGATTATGTTGACGGCCAAAATGGGCAATCTTTTGGAGACTGGGGAAATCCGACATGGTTTAGCTGGGATGATAAGCGTGCTGGAACTCag GTGTTGCTATCAAGAGCACTTATTTTTGGTCCGAAAGGGAAATCAGTAAACCTTCATAACTATAGAAGCACCGCCGAGGCTGTGATGTGTGGCCTCCTTCCGAAATCTCCAACTGCCACGAAAAGCAGATCAAATa ATGGTCTGGTATGGGTGAGCGGATGGAATGCCTTACAACAACCAGTAGCAGCTTCTTTCCTAGCCGTGATCTACAGTGACTACATGCTTACAGCTCGTATCGCTACAATATCTTGTAACGGGCAAACATTTTCGCCAACCGATATTAGGAATTTTGCGGCGTCTCAA GCTGATTACGTGTTGGGCAACAATCCGATGAAGATGAGCTATCTTGTGGGATATGGGGACAAGTATCCGCAATATGTACACCACAGAGGAGCCTCGATCCCAGCCGATGCAACAACAGGCTGCAAGGGTTGGCAGTGGCTTAGTTCAACGGCTCCTAACCCAAATGTCGCGGTTGGAGGGCTTGTGGGAGGACCGTTTCTAAATGATACTTACATTGATTCTCGGAACAACTCGATGCAAGGAGAACCGAGCACATACAACAGTGCCATAATGGTTGGACTCCTTGCTGGTTTAGTCACTACTTCTTCAGTGGCCCAATCTTTTACCTGA